In Chroicocephalus ridibundus chromosome 4, bChrRid1.1, whole genome shotgun sequence, one genomic interval encodes:
- the CEBPG gene encoding CCAAT/enhancer-binding protein gamma, producing the protein MSKTSQQNTTTDANGVSVIHTQAHTSGLQQVPQLVPVSPGGGGKAVPPSKQGKKNSFVDRNSDEYRQRRERNNMAVKKSRLKSKQKAQDTLQRVNQLKEENERLEAKIKLLTKELSVLKDLFLEHAHNLADNVQPVGTETTTTNPENNGQ; encoded by the coding sequence ATGAGCAAGACATCCCAACAGAACACCACCACAGATGCCAACGGAGTAAGCGTGATTCACACCCAGGCACACACCAGTGGTTTGCAGCAGGTTCCCCAGCTGGTGCCTGTCAGTCCTGGTGGCGGAGGCAAAGCTGTGCCTCCCAGCAAACAGGGCAAGAAAAATTCCTTTGTGGATAGAAACAGTGATGAGTATCGTCAGCGCAGAGAGCGAAACAACATGGCAGTGAAAAAGAGCCGgttaaaaagcaagcagaaagcacaAGACACGCTGCAAAGGGTCAACCAGctcaaagaagaaaatgaacGCTTAGAGGCAAAAATTAAGCTCCTGACCAAGGAGCTGAGCGTACTGAAAGACTTGTTCCTCGAGCATGCGCACAACCTTGCAGACAACGTGCAACCTGTTGGCACTGAAACCACCACAACAAATCCAGAAAACAATGGACAGTAG